A single window of Eleginops maclovinus isolate JMC-PN-2008 ecotype Puerto Natales chromosome 19, JC_Emac_rtc_rv5, whole genome shotgun sequence DNA harbors:
- the snapc1b gene encoding snRNA-activating protein complex subunit 1b produces the protein MTTASRRRGEMEPYRAAVTSDCEKLLSRFHETDSVRFQVFSKIWREMNFSQIFYGTVNHQKRAFSRLILDSAYSFFLPPFSFQIRVGGLYLLYSLHQSQTAAPPEQIRLALKDWEDVKKFEKDAMDAQHLDAIYILRQLMLKKAFHFTAMPTHLAFKKLRKKEVPALCEKFIERACRPQEFINNDLLEELSNIHELYGNLKSSVSETSKESSVNLIRQDLIPRLRRTVVDFHNWQHRKGDSEEEEGSGEGASSQQDCSRRAGLIASIKSKAYGEAPEARRSRRHRQVEVDITSSVAGTWKSPAYIRRKIASLRVRTNESLHVSDDMHKGVASASKITHLTSLGFAAEDTPNRLNGGKDRIRVPS, from the exons ATGACGACTGCGTCTAGAAGGCGCGGAGAGATGGAGCCGTACCGTGCTGCGGTGACGTCAGACTGCGAGAAGCTGCTGAGTCGTTTCCATGAAACTGACTCTGTCCGATTCCAGGTTTTCTCCAAGATATGGAGGGAGATGAATTTCTCTCAGATCTTCTA CGGCACTGTGAATCACCAGAAGCGAGCGTTCAGCCGTCTGATCCTGGACTCGGCATACAGCTTCTTCCTGCCTCCCTTCAGCTTCCAGATCCGGGTGGGAGGACTTTACCTCCTGTACAGCCTGCACCAGAGTCAGACTGCAGCGCCGCCGGAGCAG ATCCGTCTGGCATTGAAGGACTGGGAGGACGTGAAGAAGTTTGAGAAGGACGCCATGGACGCTCAGCACCTCGACGCCATTTACATCCTCCGACAGCTGATGCTCAAAAAAGCTTTTCACTTCACGGCCATGCCCACTCAT CTTGCCTTCAAAAAGCTGAGGAAGAAGGAGGTACCGGCGCTGTGTGAGAAGTTCATTGAGCGCGCGTGTCGTCCGCAGGAGTTCATCAACAACGATCTGCTGGAG gaaTTGTCCAACATTCACGAGCTCTACGGGAACCTGAAGTCCTCTGTCTCCGAGACGTCAAAGGAGTCGTCCGTCAACCTGATCCGTCAGGACCTCATCCCTCGGCTGCGCAGAACTGTGGTGGATTTCCATAACTGGCAGCACAGGAAG GGTGactctgaggaagaggaaggcagTGGCGAGGGAGCGTCATCTCAGCAGGAT TGCTCCAGAAGAGCCGGGCTCATCGCCTCCATCAAGTCAAAGGCGTACGGAGAGGCACCAGAG GCACGGAGGTCGCGGCGTCATCGGCAGGTTGAGGTGGATATAACGAGCAGCGTGGCCGGAACCTGGAAATCGCCAGCTTACATCAGAAGAAAGATAGCGTCACTGAGAGTCAGAACCAATGAGAGCCTACATGTCTCGG ATGACATGCATAAAGGAGTCGCATCGGCGAGTAAGATCACCCATCTCACCTCACTGGGCTTTGCTGCTGAAG ATACACCAAATAGACTGAATGGTGGGAAAGACAGGATAAGAGTACCATCCTGA